In Fibrobacter sp. UWR2, the following are encoded in one genomic region:
- a CDS encoding 4'-phosphopantetheinyl transferase superfamily protein — MDTLVYTADISVLEDPAVFERLLGTVPEYRREKAMRFKFQSGRVQSLGVGLLLRIACRDFGIEGADAHVVLGENGKPAFRDAPEVHFNLSHSKTRVMCVVSPYEAGCDVERVKEGRSRLAERFFKESETCWIHSFPEGEAQDVAFCRLWTLKECYMKVTGRGISLSPDKFMLSMMPDGIALEHEGPRPEYNFREVFHEGGYCAAFCLKDMPAGHRVTCREIDLAEVLPLNEVKR, encoded by the coding sequence ATGGATACGCTTGTCTATACGGCAGATATATCGGTGCTGGAAGACCCCGCAGTTTTTGAACGGCTGCTCGGGACGGTTCCTGAGTATCGCCGCGAGAAGGCAATGCGTTTCAAGTTTCAGAGCGGGCGCGTGCAGTCACTTGGCGTGGGGCTGTTGTTGCGCATTGCTTGTCGCGATTTCGGGATTGAAGGTGCGGATGCCCATGTGGTGCTCGGCGAGAACGGAAAACCTGCCTTTCGCGATGCGCCGGAGGTGCACTTCAATCTTTCGCATTCCAAGACGCGCGTGATGTGCGTGGTTTCGCCCTACGAGGCGGGTTGCGATGTGGAGCGGGTAAAGGAAGGCCGCTCCCGACTGGCGGAACGTTTTTTCAAGGAGTCCGAGACGTGCTGGATACATTCCTTCCCGGAAGGCGAAGCGCAAGATGTTGCATTTTGCAGGCTCTGGACGCTGAAGGAATGCTACATGAAGGTCACGGGTCGCGGTATTTCGCTTTCGCCCGACAAGTTCATGCTGTCGATGATGCCTGATGGCATTGCGCTGGAACATGAGGGCCCGAGGCCGGAATATAATTTCCGTGAAGTTTTCCATGAAGGCGGCTACTGTGCGGCCTTTTGCCTGAAGGACATGCCTGCGGGGCATCGCGTAACTTGCCGTGAAATAGACCTCGCAGAGGTTTTGCCACTTAACGAGGTAAAGCGATGA
- a CDS encoding Gfo/Idh/MocA family protein gives MRALRAILVGNGTMGKRHRKRFEACGVQFVAVVDNQNEFDGTVDKLNVDFAVIASPATTHYAYAKFFVERRIPVFVEKPLATTAEEAQELVDLSVKNGTLLFVAQSECFNPLFLNFRKHFLLELNELLDAGGKLPAVRLEFRREHRYSPRCRDVDVSVDLLVHDLGLFFTLFRYEDAEVSFKTSTESCDRARLYLKVVRGPYRGVTADFYVNRDSDVDVRAISVSYGRQGGSPGSDYTVSLAHYLENGDIAHVPDSLDNEHRFFLKLLDGACGDWGKRLAQTAANSVKVATRQ, from the coding sequence ATGAGAGCGCTCCGTGCAATCCTCGTCGGGAACGGTACCATGGGCAAGCGTCACCGCAAGCGTTTTGAAGCGTGCGGCGTGCAGTTTGTCGCCGTCGTAGACAACCAGAATGAATTTGACGGTACTGTAGATAAATTAAATGTAGATTTCGCGGTAATCGCGTCGCCTGCGACAACGCATTATGCCTACGCGAAGTTCTTTGTGGAACGTAGAATTCCCGTATTCGTGGAAAAACCGCTTGCCACTACGGCGGAAGAAGCGCAGGAACTTGTAGACCTCTCGGTGAAAAACGGTACGCTCCTTTTTGTCGCGCAGTCGGAATGCTTCAACCCGCTGTTCCTGAATTTCCGTAAGCACTTCTTGCTGGAATTGAACGAACTTCTTGATGCCGGTGGCAAACTGCCAGCAGTGCGTCTTGAGTTCCGGCGCGAACACCGGTATTCTCCGCGATGCCGCGACGTGGATGTTTCTGTGGACCTGCTGGTACACGACCTCGGGCTGTTTTTCACGCTGTTCAGGTACGAAGATGCCGAAGTCTCGTTCAAGACTTCAACAGAGTCCTGCGACAGGGCGAGGCTTTACCTGAAGGTGGTGCGTGGGCCCTACAGGGGTGTGACCGCGGACTTCTATGTGAACCGCGATAGCGACGTGGATGTGCGCGCGATTTCCGTCAGCTATGGCCGTCAGGGCGGTTCTCCCGGCTCCGATTATACCGTGAGCCTGGCGCATTATCTCGAAAACGGGGATATCGCGCATGTTCCCGATTCGCTCGATAACGAACACCGATTCTTCCTGAAACTTTTGGACGGGGCCTGTGGCGACTGGGGCAAACGCCTTGCCCAGACTGCGGCGAATAGCGTTAAGGTCGCAACGCGTCAATAA
- a CDS encoding glycogen/starch/alpha-glucan phosphorylase encodes MAKTFKKAEEVEVLGTDAESFRKAFTDHIHHTLARNKVTVTDHEKFLAVAYAVRDRLVDRWIKTQETYYKQDVKRVYYLSLEFLIGRTLGNSVLNLDVESAVTEALDEIGMTLEELREQEVDAGLGNGGLGRLAACFLDSMATLELPATGMGIRYEYGMFSQKIVNGEQEEQPDNWLRLPNPWEIARPANAIKVPFYGYVVSWVDDKGKLRNRWETKDYVLALPYDTPIPGYKNNTVNNLRLWSAKSTDDFGLSYFNNGDYIAAVQDMELSETISKVLYPNDSSMNGKELRLKQQYFLCSASLQDIIRRFKKLHEGDWKKFPEKVAIQLNDTHPAISIAEMMRILLDIENMEWDEAWDIVTKTFAYTNHTLMPEALEKWPVSLFEKLLPRHLQIIYEINARFLRMVSMKWPGDNARLARMSLIEEGGCKMVRMAYLSIVGSFAVNGVAALHSDLLKTTLFKDFYELWPEKFNNKTNGVTPRRWVRKANPAMSSLISSKIGESWVKDLDDLRKLEKFAKDAQFQKEFMAVKKQNKERLAKYLKETQGVELDTNMFFDVQVKRIHEYKRQLLNILHAIHLYIQLKDGKEIMPRTIMIGGKSAPGYWMAKQIIRLANAVAAIIDADPVCKGKLKMVFLENYRVSFAEKIIPAADLSEQISTAGTEASGTGNMKFALNGALTIGTLDGANVEMKEEVGDENIFIFGLTVEEVTDLLAKGYRPRDFYEKDDDLRRVIDLIGSGFFSPDRPDLFKHIADKLLTHDPYMLCADFRSYVDMQAKVAKEYQNKKAWAEKAILNVARMGKFSSDRTIKQYAEEIWNAKPCSIKL; translated from the coding sequence ATGGCAAAAACATTCAAGAAAGCTGAAGAAGTCGAAGTGCTCGGCACCGATGCGGAATCGTTCCGCAAGGCGTTCACCGACCACATCCACCACACGCTCGCCCGCAACAAGGTGACCGTGACCGACCACGAGAAGTTCCTCGCCGTCGCATACGCCGTGCGCGACCGCCTCGTCGATCGCTGGATCAAGACCCAGGAGACCTACTACAAGCAGGACGTGAAGCGCGTCTACTACCTCTCCCTCGAATTCTTGATTGGCCGTACGCTCGGCAACTCCGTGCTGAACCTCGACGTCGAAAGCGCCGTCACCGAAGCGCTCGACGAAATCGGCATGACCCTCGAAGAACTCCGCGAACAGGAAGTTGACGCGGGCTTGGGTAACGGTGGCCTCGGCCGCCTCGCCGCCTGCTTCCTCGACTCCATGGCAACTCTCGAACTCCCGGCCACCGGCATGGGTATCCGCTACGAGTACGGCATGTTCAGCCAGAAGATCGTGAACGGCGAACAGGAAGAACAGCCGGATAACTGGCTGCGCCTCCCGAACCCCTGGGAAATCGCCCGCCCGGCCAACGCCATCAAGGTCCCGTTCTACGGCTACGTGGTGAGCTGGGTCGACGACAAGGGCAAGCTCCGCAACCGCTGGGAAACCAAGGACTACGTGCTCGCCCTCCCGTACGACACCCCGATTCCGGGCTACAAGAACAACACCGTGAACAACCTGCGCCTCTGGAGCGCGAAGTCCACCGACGATTTCGGCCTCAGCTACTTCAACAACGGCGACTACATCGCCGCCGTGCAAGACATGGAACTCTCTGAAACGATTTCGAAGGTTCTGTACCCGAACGACTCCTCCATGAACGGTAAGGAATTGCGCCTCAAGCAGCAGTACTTCCTGTGCTCTGCCTCCCTGCAGGACATCATCCGCCGCTTCAAGAAGCTCCACGAAGGTGACTGGAAGAAGTTCCCCGAAAAGGTCGCCATCCAGCTGAACGACACGCACCCGGCAATCTCCATCGCCGAAATGATGCGCATTCTCCTCGACATCGAGAACATGGAATGGGACGAAGCCTGGGACATCGTCACCAAGACGTTCGCCTACACGAACCACACCCTGATGCCGGAAGCCCTCGAAAAGTGGCCCGTCAGCCTCTTCGAAAAGCTCCTCCCGCGTCACCTCCAGATCATTTACGAAATCAACGCTCGCTTCCTGCGCATGGTCAGCATGAAGTGGCCCGGCGACAACGCTCGCCTCGCCCGCATGAGCCTTATCGAAGAAGGCGGCTGCAAGATGGTCCGCATGGCCTACCTCTCCATCGTGGGTTCGTTCGCCGTGAACGGCGTGGCCGCCCTCCACAGCGACCTCCTGAAGACGACGCTCTTCAAGGACTTCTACGAACTGTGGCCCGAAAAGTTCAACAACAAGACGAACGGCGTGACGCCGCGTCGCTGGGTCCGCAAGGCCAACCCCGCCATGTCGAGCCTCATCTCTTCCAAGATTGGCGAAAGCTGGGTCAAGGACCTCGACGACCTGCGCAAGCTCGAAAAGTTCGCCAAGGACGCCCAATTCCAGAAGGAATTCATGGCCGTCAAGAAGCAGAACAAGGAACGCCTCGCCAAGTACCTCAAGGAAACGCAGGGCGTGGAACTCGACACCAACATGTTCTTCGACGTGCAGGTGAAGCGCATCCACGAATACAAGCGCCAGCTGTTGAACATTCTCCATGCCATCCACCTGTACATCCAGCTCAAGGACGGCAAGGAAATCATGCCGCGCACCATCATGATCGGTGGTAAGTCCGCTCCGGGTTACTGGATGGCCAAGCAGATCATCCGCCTTGCTAATGCCGTCGCCGCCATCATCGACGCCGACCCGGTCTGCAAGGGCAAGCTCAAGATGGTGTTCCTCGAGAACTACCGCGTCTCCTTCGCCGAAAAGATTATTCCGGCGGCAGACCTCTCCGAACAGATTTCTACCGCGGGCACCGAAGCCTCGGGTACCGGCAACATGAAGTTCGCCCTCAACGGCGCGCTCACCATCGGTACGCTCGACGGTGCCAACGTGGAAATGAAGGAAGAAGTCGGCGACGAGAACATCTTCATCTTCGGCCTCACCGTGGAAGAAGTCACCGACCTGCTCGCCAAGGGCTACCGTCCGCGCGACTTCTACGAGAAGGACGACGACCTGCGCCGCGTGATCGACCTCATCGGTTCCGGCTTCTTCAGCCCCGACCGTCCGGACCTGTTCAAGCACATTGCAGACAAACTCCTCACCCACGACCCGTACATGCTCTGCGCCGACTTCCGCAGCTACGTGGACATGCAGGCCAAGGTGGCGAAGGAATACCAGAACAAGAAGGCTTGGGCCGAGAAGGCCATCCTCAACGTGGCCCGCATGGGCAAGTTCAGTTCCGACCGTACCATCAAGCAGTACGCCGAAGAAATCTGGAACGCCAAGCCCTGCAGCATCAAGCTGTAA
- a CDS encoding NAD(P)H-binding protein, with translation MKVALFGSTGLIGKNVLKLLVRLDQVERVYCPVRRVPEPAETGILEGAAKVDFDVVDFEHVDKLREKFAGLDAAICCLGTTIKQAGSKPAQEKIDVRLPLSLAAVAKKAGGRHFLCVSAQGANSHSPFFYNRLKGMLEEGLTMMNFEALTLVRPSLLLGKHKDKRFGEELMQKIFGRHLAILPARIRPVFAEAVAAHLVASMLKPPFDHICASDGTKGKRIIYNRMLSSTKL, from the coding sequence ATGAAAGTTGCGCTTTTCGGTTCGACCGGCCTAATCGGAAAAAATGTCCTGAAACTCCTGGTACGCCTTGACCAGGTGGAGCGTGTGTACTGCCCGGTACGTCGCGTGCCCGAGCCCGCCGAAACAGGAATCCTGGAAGGTGCAGCGAAGGTAGACTTCGATGTGGTCGACTTTGAGCACGTGGACAAGTTGCGCGAGAAGTTTGCGGGCCTTGATGCGGCGATATGCTGCCTCGGCACGACTATAAAGCAGGCGGGTAGCAAGCCTGCGCAGGAGAAAATCGATGTGAGGCTCCCGCTATCGCTTGCGGCCGTCGCGAAGAAGGCGGGGGGAAGGCATTTCCTGTGCGTGAGTGCACAGGGTGCGAATTCGCATTCACCGTTCTTCTACAACCGCCTGAAGGGAATGCTCGAGGAAGGTCTCACGATGATGAACTTCGAGGCGCTCACGCTCGTGCGGCCGTCGCTGCTGCTCGGCAAGCACAAGGACAAGCGATTCGGTGAAGAACTGATGCAGAAGATTTTTGGCAGGCATCTCGCGATACTGCCGGCGAGAATCCGCCCGGTGTTCGCGGAAGCCGTCGCGGCTCATCTCGTGGCCTCGATGCTCAAGCCGCCATTTGACCATATATGCGCTTCCGACGGCACGAAGGGCAAGCGGATTATATACAACCGCATGCTGTCAAGTACGAAACTTTAG